In the genome of Pontibacter actiniarum, the window GGGCAGGGGCGAGTCGCTGGAGCGGGTCCAGCTGGCGCCGGCGCTGCCAAAGGGCATCTACTTCGTGCGCACAGAGATGGGCGGCGTTGTCAGGAGCTTTAAGCTGCTGAAGAAGTAGAATTAATAGGGTTTAAAGCAAAAGAGCCAGGTGTTTCACCTGGCTCTTTTGCTTTAAACTAATTTTTTTTGGTACAAATAGATATTAGGTTTCTTGTTAACATGCGTGATTCCCTATTTGGTATATCTGTCTGATATTTAGACCCGTGTCTGTGTACGATGTTTTGACATCATGTAAATATTATATTGATTTAATGTTTAATATAGTGCAATAATATATTTGATAGATAAAAATATATTTATCTGTATGTTTTAATGTGAAACATTCCTTTGTATACTTGCAGTGGTTTAAGTTATATATCAAACACAATTAATACCTTTTGTGCCTTTGTGATGTGCTTATAATTAAGTTTTATAAAAGTACATTTACAAATGGGCTGCTTTACTGAGAGACAAGACGACGATATTTTAACGCAGTAACGCCGAGGATAATGATATTCTGGTGTGTTTTAGCACGATTTTAAATCGTGGGTGCTACTACTTTGCCTCTATTTTTCCCGATTGACCTTTTTGTATAAATAATTGACTCTATACAACCAAAACCCTTTAAACCCTTTCTTATGAGAACAATTTTTACAAAGAAATTTATTAGATCGTTATACATGTTGCTTATGCTGATAGTCTCAGGGACGTTCAGCCATGTTTATGCACAAAAGAGTGTTCCAGTCCTGTCTACTGTTGACTTTTCTTGTGTGACTGTTAACAGAGGTGAATTAACACTGAAAGTAACAGGAAGTAACTTTGATACAAAAGCAGGTAATGCTAAAACTGATGGACGCTTTAGGTTAAACGTTTCCAACGCTGCTACGAGCCTGAGCATTGATGTCTATCCAGAAGCAGAGGGCTTTACTGCGGCAACTGCGACATTTAAAATCCCGTCAACAGCCTTCACCACTATTCAGGTTTTATCAGTAACTGTGCAAAACGCGAACGGTAACAGTGGTAACTACAAATGGGAAGCATCAGTCCCTCAATCACTATTCGTGATAGGTCCTCCTACGGCTCAACCTGTACAAAGCTGTCCTGGCCAAGTGACACTAAGTGCTTCAGGTGCCCCGGCAGGTGCAAGCTATAAATGGTACAGACCTGACGGAACTGTTATCATAGGAGAAACGGGCTCCACGTACACTATACCTAACCAAACGGCAAGTGCTTCTTACTATGTAGCTATGACGGCTCCCGGTGGTTGTGAGAGTACAAGAACTCCTGTTACTGCTACAGTGAACCCAACAGCTACGGTAGTCATTACAAATCCAGCGGCAGTGTGTTCCCCCGCAACGGTTGACCTGACTGCTGAAGCTATAAAAACCGGAAGCACAAGCGGTTTAACATACACCTACTTTACAGATGCGACTGCGACCACGGCTTTGGCTAACCCAGGCGCAGTAGCTGCGTCGGGCACTTACTACATAAAAGGCACTAACTCAACCGGCTGCTCAGATATAAAGCCTGTAACTGTCACTATAAAGGAGACAATTACAGTGACAGCCGGAAGAATAGCCATAGACACAGAGCACCCAGAGGAAAAACTAGAAGTTGGAAAGCCGGCAACCTTTACAGCTGAGTCAGAGATAACAACTAACGGTTACGCGGCTTCATATAAATGGTACACTAAAAACAAAGGTGTGGATTGGGTTCTGCAGCCAGGCGCTTCCTTGCAGACGTTCAGTGTAGCCTCTGTGCCGTCGGAGTCATATGAAGTTAGGGTGGATATAACTCCAAACCAGGAGACGGCTTGCTTCTCCGGCTTGCCTGCGTCAGGTATACAGTCGATAGAGACAGGAGTAATCGTGCCGCTTCCCGTGGAGATCATCTACTTCACGGCTTTGCGGCAAGGGAAGGACGTGCAGTTGAGCTGGGCGACGGCCTCGGAGGAGAACAACGCGGGCTTCGAGGTGCAGGTGTCGGAGGACGGTCGGGCTTTCCGCGCGCTGGGCTTCGTGGGCACGCAGAACGGGGACGCGCAGGTGAAGCAGTCCTACGGCTACACGGACACGGAGAACGGCAAGTACGGCACGCGCTACTACCGCCTCAGGCAGGTGGACCGCGACGGGCAGTTTGCCTACTACACGGCCAAGGCGGTGAGCTTCGGCGCGGTGAGCTACAGCATCAGGGCCTTCCCCAACCCGCTGGAGGGGGACCAGGTGAGCGTGGCGGTGCAGGCGGAGGCCGGCGGGCAGCTGCAGCTGCAGGTGCTGGACGCGATGGGCCGGGTGGTGGCCAGCCAGGCAAGGGAACTGGGCAGGGGCGAGTCGCTGGAGCGGGTCCAGCTGGCGCCGGCGCTGCCAAAGGGCATCTACTTCGTGCGCACAGAGATGGGCGGCGTTGTCAGGAGCTTCAAGCTGCTGAAGAAGTAGAATTAATAGGGTTTAAAGCAAAAGAGCCAGGTGTTTCACCTGGCTCTTTTGCTTTATGTGTAATATGTACTTGCTGTGTTTTAGGGCTTTACTGCACAGAGTGGAATCACCCCCTGCAAAAACCTTATGTTTATACTTGCGCAGGAGCTTTAAAACTTCTGCAAAGCAGAGGCTACAGCACCTTTACCTTTAGGTTGGTTGGCTGCTGCGGCGTGTGGTATACTTTATGGGTGGCCTTGATAAAATCTTCTTCGTTGGCCTCATAAATGTTTGGCACGTACTTCTGCGGGTTGCGGTCCACCAGCGGGAACCAGGTGCTTTGGATCTGCACCATCAGGCGGTGGCCTTTCTTGAAAGTATACAGCACGTCCTGCAGCTCCACGTTTACCGGCGTTACCTGGTTCGGCGTGAAGGGCTCGGGCTTCTCGAAGCTGTTGCGGAAACGGCCGCGGAAAACCTCGCTTCGCACCATTGCCTGATAGCCGCCCATGGGCTTGTCCGGTTGGTGCGGGTTTGCCTGTGCTGTGTCTGGGTACACATCGATGAGTTTCACTACCCAGTCGGCGTCGGAGCCGGAGGTGGCTACTTTTAGCTGCGCCAGTATGGCTCCGGCCAGCGTTATGTCTTCGGTCAGCACATCCGTCTGGAAGGCAAGCACATCCGGGCGACGGCTGGCAAAGCGCTGGTCGTCGGTCATGTACTCGCGCGTCATGCCGATGGCTACCTCCTCGGTGAAGGGAACGGGCTTGGCCGGATCGGAGATAAACTCACTTGCCTGTACTTCTCCTGCCTCTGGGGCCTCAAAACTCAGCTTACCGTTTTCATGGAAGTACAGCGTGCGGTCCTGCGCCTGCTTTGGCGGCCATACCTCAAACTCGCGCCATTGGTTGTTACCGCCTTCAAACATGATGGCCTCCGGGAGTTTTACCGGCTGCTTGGCGTCGTTTTTCAGGTAATGGTTAAAAAAGCGCGCCTCTACTTCCTGCTGGTACCACGGTGAGTTTTTCTGCCCGAAGTGCACGTTGCCGATGCTGGAGCCGTCGGTGCGGGCCCAGCCGCCGTGTACCCAAGGCCCCATCACGATCATGTTCGTTAGCTTGGGGTTGTTCTTCTCGATAGCCTGGTAAATTTTGAGCGGGCCGTACAGGTCCTCGGCGTCATACCAGCCGCCAACCGTCATCACGGCAGTGCCTTTCAGGTTCTTGAGGTGAGGCAGCAGGTTGCGCTTTTGCCAGAACGCATCGTAGTTCGGGTGCGCCATCATCTCGTTCCAGAAAGCCACGCTGTCTTTCAGGTACTTGGCGTTGGCGTTTTTAAGCGGGCCCATGCGCATAAAGAACTCGTAGCCGTCCGGGGTGCCATGCTGAAAGCGCTCGTTCCAGTCGGTGGTCAGCTCCGGCCGGGGCAGTCCGAACACGCTCAGGAAGTTAAAGGCGTGCGGCAGAAAGAAAGCGCCGTTGTGGTGAAAATCATCCCAGAACCAATCGGCAATGGGTGCCTGCGGCGAAACTGCTTTCAGGGCCGGGTGGTTGCTCATCAGTCCGGCGGCGGTGTAGAAGCCCGGGTACGAGATGCCCCACTGGCCTACGCGGCCATTGTCGTTATCCAGCTTCTTTACCAGCCAGTCCACCGTGTCGTAGGTGTCGGAGCTTTCGTCTATGTCCTTTTTGCCTTTCTTCTTCTCGATGTGTGGGGTCATGTTCACAAACTCACCCTCAGA includes:
- a CDS encoding T9SS type A sorting domain-containing protein, with translation MDWVLQPGASLQTFSVASVPSESYEVRVDITPNQETACFSGLPASGIQSIETGVIVPLPVEIIYFTALRQGKDVQLSWATASEENNAGFEVQVSEDGRAFRALGFVGTQNGDAQVKQSYGYTDTENGKYGTRYYRLRQVDRDGQFAYYTAKAVSFGAVSYSIRAFPNPLEGDQVSVAVQAEAGGQLQLQVLDAMGRVVASQARELGRGESLERVQLAPALPKGIYFVRTEMGGVVRSFKLLKK
- a CDS encoding CocE/NonD family hydrolase; the encoded protein is MTRTKDLLQPLVLLLVLCLFASQSMAQQVNEDSLYIRQHYEKATFQIPMRDGKKLFTVVYSPKDKSKKYPILMNRTPYSVAPYGDGMKTSLGPSSTLMRDGYIFVYQDVRGTFMSEGEFVNMTPHIEKKKGKKDIDESSDTYDTVDWLVKKLDNDNGRVGQWGISYPGFYTAAGLMSNHPALKAVSPQAPIADWFWDDFHHNGAFFLPHAFNFLSVFGLPRPELTTDWNERFQHGTPDGYEFFMRMGPLKNANAKYLKDSVAFWNEMMAHPNYDAFWQKRNLLPHLKNLKGTAVMTVGGWYDAEDLYGPLKIYQAIEKNNPKLTNMIVMGPWVHGGWARTDGSSIGNVHFGQKNSPWYQQEVEARFFNHYLKNDAKQPVKLPEAIMFEGGNNQWREFEVWPPKQAQDRTLYFHENGKLSFEAPEAGEVQASEFISDPAKPVPFTEEVAIGMTREYMTDDQRFASRRPDVLAFQTDVLTEDITLAGAILAQLKVATSGSDADWVVKLIDVYPDTAQANPHQPDKPMGGYQAMVRSEVFRGRFRNSFEKPEPFTPNQVTPVNVELQDVLYTFKKGHRLMVQIQSTWFPLVDRNPQKYVPNIYEANEEDFIKATHKVYHTPQQPTNLKVKVL